From a single Populus trichocarpa isolate Nisqually-1 chromosome 17, P.trichocarpa_v4.1, whole genome shotgun sequence genomic region:
- the LOC7484553 gene encoding CASP-like protein 1C1 isoform X2: MGDVEIPPLVKQIVRGLRGLAFLATILATSFMAASHERAIFPFDYKADYTDLMLFKAFLGANIAASLYSFFFVCLPPKSLLWRLAIVLDVIMFGLLVAMDSAAIAAAYLHKHGDSQAFWPPICSQVPTYCYRVILAISIGFGGVFMFLLIIIISISVILNPLLV; encoded by the exons ATGGGTGATGTAGAAATACCACCACTCGTTAAACAGATTGTTCGAGGTCTCAGAGGCTTAGCTTTTCTTGCCACTATTCTTGCAACTAGTTTCATGGCTGCAAGCCATGAAAGAGCTATCTTCCCTTTCGATTACAAAGCAGACTATACAGATCTCATGCTCTTCAA GGCCTTTTTGGGTGCAAACATTGCCGCAAGCCTTTACAGCTTTTTCTTTGTATGCCTTCCTCCGAAGAGCTTGCTCTGGCGATTGGCTATTGTTTTAGATGTG ATCATGTTCGGACTCCTTGTTGCAATGGATTCAGCAGCTATAGCAGCTGCGTATCTGCACAAGCATGGAGATTCTCAGGCATTTTGGCCACCAATCTGCAGCCAAGTGCCCACTTACTGTTATCGCGTAATTTTAGCTATATCCATTGGATTCGGTGGAGTCTTCATGTTCCTGCTGATCATCATCATTTCCATCTCTGTTATCTTAAATCCTCTTCTCGTCTAG
- the LOC7484553 gene encoding CASP-like protein 1C1 isoform X1: MGDVEIPPLVKQIVRGLRGLAFLATILATSFMAASHERAIFPFDYKADYTDLMLFKYVTTTYISFLVFYYFVVCFWSMHALSNLYKKKKSMIFRAFLGANIAASLYSFFFVCLPPKSLLWRLAIVLDVIMFGLLVAMDSAAIAAAYLHKHGDSQAFWPPICSQVPTYCYRVILAISIGFGGVFMFLLIIIISISVILNPLLV, from the exons ATGGGTGATGTAGAAATACCACCACTCGTTAAACAGATTGTTCGAGGTCTCAGAGGCTTAGCTTTTCTTGCCACTATTCTTGCAACTAGTTTCATGGCTGCAAGCCATGAAAGAGCTATCTTCCCTTTCGATTACAAAGCAGACTATACAGATCTCATGCTCTTCAAGTACGTTACAACTACATATATATCATTTCTAGTTTTCTACTACTTTGTAGTTTGTTTTTGGTCCATGCATGCTCTCtctaatctatataaaaaaaaaaaatctatgattttCAGGGCCTTTTTGGGTGCAAACATTGCCGCAAGCCTTTACAGCTTTTTCTTTGTATGCCTTCCTCCGAAGAGCTTGCTCTGGCGATTGGCTATTGTTTTAGATGTG ATCATGTTCGGACTCCTTGTTGCAATGGATTCAGCAGCTATAGCAGCTGCGTATCTGCACAAGCATGGAGATTCTCAGGCATTTTGGCCACCAATCTGCAGCCAAGTGCCCACTTACTGTTATCGCGTAATTTTAGCTATATCCATTGGATTCGGTGGAGTCTTCATGTTCCTGCTGATCATCATCATTTCCATCTCTGTTATCTTAAATCCTCTTCTCGTCTAG